One part of the Aspergillus luchuensis IFO 4308 DNA, chromosome 5, nearly complete sequence genome encodes these proteins:
- a CDS encoding uncharacterized protein (CAZy:AA7;~COG:C;~EggNog:ENOG410QAHX;~InterPro:IPR006094,IPR036318,IPR016169,IPR016166, IPR016167,IPR012951;~PFAM:PF08031,PF01565;~SMCOG1138:FAD linked oxidase domain protein;~antiSMASH:Cluster_5.13;~go_function: GO:0016491 - oxidoreductase activity [Evidence IEA];~go_function: GO:0050660 - flavin adenine dinucleotide binding [Evidence IEA];~go_function: GO:0071949 - FAD binding [Evidence IEA];~go_process: GO:0055114 - oxidation-reduction process [Evidence IEA]), with translation MPEWNRLYTVISNGEVLMPSDDGYASSLTRWSKAAELKSCVVVKPACAEEVTAAVKFASASKLSLAVCGGGHSTSGASSSEGMLIHLGNMRRVDADETSMTVSFEGGCLWADIDKPLEARGLAVVGGAVNHTGVGGLILGGGHGWLTAKHGLAIDNLIAVQIVTADGSILDASETENEDLFWAVRGAGTQIGVVTRFLYRVHHQGEVWSGILAFAPDSLPGLLAFANEFHNRDNREGHCLTIGVGHTLDGTTRILTAIPLYHGLEGEAKSYFSELLNMRPIMDSTKMMSIAEVNTLQNPLCEYGMRRHQGSANVTMPLQIEAFQQMADMVWSFHDDHPNVTVCSMAVELFSTHKLREVPLHATAYANRGAYYDVVTMFGWTDSSLDTAVRQFNANLCTVIRNINGYERQSHCEGDHLQAGPVGRYLNMENGPVKPTDAYGDNLERLRMVKNRYDPENIFHKWHGVVSGDCGE, from the exons ATGCCTGAATGGAACAGACTATACACAGTCATTTCAAATGGTGAAGTATTGATGCCAAGTGATGATGGATATGCTTCTAGCCTTACGAGATGGAGCAAGGCGGCTGAATTGAAGTCT TGCGTGGTAGTTAAACCAGCGTGTGCTGAGGAGGTAACTGCCGCCGTGAAGTTTGCCTCTGCTAGCAAGCTCTCCCTGGCTGTCTGTGGCGGCGGTCATTCGACGAGCggggcatcatcatcagaagGCATGCTCATACATCTCGGAAATATGCGAAGGGTTGACGCGGATGAAACCAGTATGACTGTGTCGTTTGAGGGCGGATGCCTGTGGGCCGACATTGACAAGCCATTAGAGGCCCGCGGGTTAGCTGTCGTCGGAGGCGCGGTGAACCACAccggggttggggggttAATCCTAGGTGGTGGCCATGGATGGCTGACAGCGAAGCATGGCCTGGCGATCGACAACCTCATAGCAGTCCAAATCGTTACGGCCGATGGTTCCATCCTTGACGCctcagaaacagaaaatgAAGACCTTTTCTGGGCCGTCCGTGGAGCTGGGACTCAGATTGGCGTCGTAACGCGATTTTTGTACCGTGTCCACCACCAGGGAGAGGTATGGAGCGGGATCCTCGCCTTTGCACCGGATTCCCTGCCTGGACTTTTGGCATTTGCCAATGAGTTCCACAATCGAGATAATCGCGAAGGTCATTGCTTGACTATCGGCGTGGGCCACACGCTGGATGGGACAACTCGTATCCTCACTGCTATCCCACTTTATCATGGTCTAGAGGGGGAAGCCAAGAGCTACTTCTCAGAACTCTTAAACATGAGACCTATCATGGACTCAACTAAAATGATGTCCATCGCCGAGGTCAACACCTTACAGAACCCATTGTGCGAATACGGGATGCGCCGTCACCAAGGCTCTGCGAATGTCACGATGCCCCTGCAAATAGAAGCCTTTCAGCAAATGGCGGATATGGTCTGGTCGTTTCATGATGACCATCCGAATGTTACTGTTTGCTCCATGGCAGTGGAACTTTTCTCCACCCACAAGCTACGCGAAGTTCCCCTGCATGCTACAGCGTACGCCAATCGCGGGGCGTACTATGATGTCGTTACCATGTTTGGATGGACTGATTCCAGCCTAGATACGGCTGTGCGTCAATTTAATGCGAACTTGTGTACGGTGATACGAAATATCAACGGATATGAGCGTCAAAGCCACTGTGAAGGGGACCATCTACAGGCAGGGCCAGTGGGGCGTTATCTGAATATGGAGAACGGGCCGGTAAAGCCTACTGACGCATACGGGGACAATTTGGAGAGGCTGAGAATGGTGAAGAATAGGTATGATCCGGAGAATATTTTTCATAAGTGGCATGGCGTGGTTAGTGGAGATTGCGGGGAATGA
- a CDS encoding non-ribosomal peptide synthetase (COG:I;~EggNog:ENOG410PH4X;~InterPro:IPR010071,IPR000873,IPR020845,IPR009081, IPR006162,IPR036291,IPR036736,IPR010080,IPR013120, IPR042099,IPR023213,IPR001242;~PFAM:PF00501,PF01370,PF00668,PF00550,PF07993;~SMCOG1127:condensation domain-containing protein;~TransMembrane:1 (i103-122o);~antiSMASH:Cluster_5.13;~go_function: GO:0003824 - catalytic activity [Evidence IEA]): MSTKTRKPDKKDTDASSFQDIPEGDLRKIWKWNEVCPPPIMRCVHEICEEKARGQVDALAISAWDGELHYGELIQLVTKLAKWLFLSGIRPGMIVPLCFEKSLWTTVAMLGVLKAGAAFVMLDTSLPEQRLQAIAESVNANMILSSVASNTIAASLAETVIAIDSTFFSALNNLGGQDPPPVDPSSLMYLAFTSGSTGSPKGLLITHTNYASSLHHQLPLLGFTKETRFYDFSSNGFDASLSHTFTVLAAGGCLCVPSEQDRRNSLAQSITSLRANAIGLTPSVARLLNPADTPTLATLLFFGEALRVSDVQRWWDKVRISNIYGPSECTPYGVINTSAASPQEATRIGKGAGLVTWVVDPDNHDCLLPLGETGELLLEGPLVGEGYLNDAERTARVFIQDPVWLRQGGPYHPGRCGQRLYKTGDLVHYNNDGSLTYVGRKDTQIKIHGQRAELGEIEFCLEQHLPQAKQVIVETITVKQEESSTLLAAFILPRQTSANTEGPGMTSMEIYNVPLDVIQVLAESLPAYMIPSFFLSIREFPRTMSDKLDRKKLRETGTLWFQQCVKDQSHRVKTKPTSHVGIELQRIWGDVLCIDSVSVGLQDNFFRLGGDSIAAMKVVSKARQAGLGLTFSEVFQYPTLGSLEGRCRLEHAKPIESIPPYSLLGKRWNEALLQDIMTYYQLDPNTVEDAYPCTPLQEGLLYLSFQNPGTYMMQRVVELRPDIDTRKLCCAWDKTTQSTPILRTRIIQHTDIGFLQVVLREDIQWIHAKSLQQYLEKDKATPMGFGKPLVRCATVTDEEANRRWFVLTLHHALYDGWSMPLLLQRVRDVYHGMPKGPTQPAFKAFIKYIQGQSHERAVGYWRDNLAECDCEPFPSFPSSVQRVKTDREITHKLSSLNLHTLGFTPALPVRSACALLLSHRTNSDKVVFGVTTSGRSAPITGIEEIVGPTIATIPLYVKIQQSQTVMQYLESIQRQMTTMIPFEQFGLHNIAKTSPGARRACMFQTLLIIQPEETAKADNTFGEWEGWQDPEWDNTYALVLEVQLGTGHVSARFDSNVIKPWIVQDLLEELDFVIQKLATAQSNMRITDLDLVTPHSLERVWGWNRIVPSPVKATINELVEKQVEQHPTGMAIHAWDGDLTYVELDHLATSLATELARLGVSPSLLGPNNVVPLCFEKSKWAIVTILGVLKRGAGFVLLDPSLPESRLRSIIQTVGAKILLSSEANMDLSRHLSKMVIQVGPDLSKVPAHMGNHTKNITGQSPLPSSLLYTVFTSGSIGTPKGVMVSHENFCSALHYQSKLLNYTVRSRVLDGASYSFDAAIHNILTTLVVGGCLCIPSQESYKGDIGSAIAAMRPTICNLTPTVARLLNPERAYDLETLILLGEPVKRSDIDRWRLSNVRVINAYGPAECTPISTINARPSNTEEAIRIGKGTGVTTWIVHPESHNRLVPLGCTGELLLEGPLVGLGYMNDPEKTGDVFVEDSEWLLTGSTSHPGRRGRLYKTGDLVQYNEDGSLSFMGRKDNQVKIRGQRVELGDIEYHVSDSLPTKANQVVAEAVVLEDDGEPKPVLVAFIHSDNNSISSSKETTVTPKLYQMTDEVMQRISRRLYIIPDVFVSMQKLPLTPTGKINRKQLREIGRSLLLSEEHVFFYGTSDPSHSGDDSQGNLILQNDHPAYTIAQKVYSMRPSWMKNGDRNAKTGYRDISLHSSGLDSVNMMELTSFFSRHFNIQVDMQYVMAKTTTIRSLAEYVLHYQKDGTSPCSTEHTSTGVDLMREINRHDTRIRAAQLTLSGSNNPTSKYPSISRDKGSSTVFLTGANGFLGTQILRQLLSHPKISRVICIVRGDTDDAARERTISMAKEALWWTGHHAEKLEVWRGDLTLPKLGLDPARWGSLSCGQTVDYIIHNGATVHWMKGYDVLEAANVGSTMELLQVALRCPRMRFVYITGGRPWKAHEEEDVVAELSAPDAIPYSQTKLVSEVVVRRAATRKLPGSSTPTPAGNICVINPGWVIGTPTEGYSNTTDYIWRLVATCIRLGVYNAEDAEGWLSISDATTTAEAVLDAAFSTSSDIIGDEYATQGMPWREFWAILQEMGYTLEGVSLASWMGLVGADIETAREQHPLWPLKHVYGWLQGNERVAGRTRGQSGDTPVRLKVAVRMGAEFLVRLGFLPAPTGIS, from the coding sequence ATGTCAACCAAGACACGAAAACCCGATAAGAAAGATACTGACGCATCGAGCTTCCAGGACATACCGGAAGGGGATCTGAGAAAAATTTGGAAATGGAACGAGGTATGCCCACCACCAATCATGCGCTGTGTCCACGAAATATGCGAAGAAAAGGCACGAGGGCAAGTTGATGCACTGGCTATTTCTGCTTGGGATGGCGAATTGCACTACGGAGAGTTGATACAGCTCGTCACAAAACTAGCAAAATGGCTCTTCCTTTCTGGAATACGACCTGGCATGATTGTGCCTCTCTGCTTTGAGAAATCGCTGTGGACAACCGTAGCTATGCTGGGTGTGCTCAAGGCTGGTGCGGCATTTGTTATGCTTGATACCTCACTGCCTGAACAGCGTCTTCAGGCCATTGCTGAAAGCGTAAACGCAAATATGATCTTATCGTCTGTTGCAAGCAACACCATCGCGGCATCATTGGCTGAGACCGTAATTGCCATTGATTCGACTTTCTTCTCGGCGTTGAATAACCTGGGAGGACAAGACCCGCCACCAGTCGACCCATCGTCACTCATGTACTTAGCCTTTACATCAGGTTCCACAGGCTCACCAAAGGGATTACTCATAACACATACCAATTATGCATcatctctccatcaccaactgcCACTCCTGGGGTTCACTAAGGAGACCAGATTCTACGACTTCTCTTCCAATGGCTTTGATGCTTCACTCAGCCACACATTTACGGTCCTCGCCGCAGGCGGTTGTTTATGCGTGCCATCCGAGCAAGACCGGAGAAATAGCTTGGCTCAAAGCATAACGTCTCTCCGGGCAAATGCTATCGGGCTTACCCCATCAGTTGCCAGGTTGCTGAACCCTGCTGACACCCCAACATTAGCAACGCTCTTGTTTTTTGGCGAGGCTTTGCGTGTCAGCGACGTTCAACGCTGGTGGGATAAAGTGAGGATCAGCAATATATACGGACCTAGCGAGTGCACGCCCTACGGTGTCATCAACACCAGCGCGGCGAGTCCGCAGGAGGCCACTCGAATAGGCAAAGGTGCAGGACTAGTGACATGGGTCGTTGATCCAGATAACCACGACTGTCTACTACCCCTTGGCGAAACTGGTGAGCTACTTCTAGAAGGACCACTAGTGGGCGAAGGGTACTTGAATGATGCAGAAAGAACTGCACGAGTGTTTATCCAGGACCCAGTATGGCTACGACAAGGTGGACCCTATCATCCAGGACGATGCGGACAACGTTTGTACAAAACAGGGGATCTTGTCCACTACAACAACGATGGAAGCCTGACCTATGTCGGTCGCAAGGATACGCAGATTAAGATTCACGGGCAGCGAGCGGAACTCGGAGAAATTGAGTTTTGCCTGGAGCAGCACTTGCCACAAGCCAAACAGGTTATAGTTGAGACAATTACAGTCAAACAGGAGGAATCAAGCACACTATTGGCAGCTTTCATTCTGCCACGTCAGACCTCGGCCAATACCGAGGGACCGGGAATGACTTCCATGGAGATATACAATGTGCCCCTTGATGTCATACAAGTACTAGCTGAGAGCCTGCCAGCATATATGATACCGTCGTTTTTTCTGTCAATACGTGAGTTTCCCAGGACCATGTCAGACAAGTTGGACCGAAAAAAGCTGCGGGAAACAGGTACTTTATGGTTCCAACAATGCGTTAAGGACCAAAGCCACAGGGTCAAGACAAAACCAACATCTCATGTGGGAATTGAGCTTCAAAGAATTTGGGGGGATGTTCTATGTATTGACTCGGTATCAGTCGGGCTTCAAGATAATTTCTTTCGGTTGGGAGGTGACTCTATTGCAGCAATGAAGGTCGTGTCCAAGGCTCGACAGGCTGGTCTCGGGCTGACGTTTTCCGAAGTCTTCCAGTATCCCACACTTGGTAGTCTGGAAGGTCGGTGTCGCCTTGAGCATGCGAAGCCCATTGAATCGATTCCGCCTTACTCCCTTCTCGGGAAAAGATGGAATGAAGCACTTCTCCAGGACATTATGACCTATTATCAGCTGGACCCCAATACAGTGGAGGATGCATATCCTTGTACACCCCTACAAGAAGGTCTCTTGTATCTATCATTTCAGAATCCAGGTACATACATGATGCAGCGAGTTGTGGAATTGCGTCCGGATATAGATACAAGAAAATTATGTTGCGCCTGGGACAAAACGACCCAGAGTACGCCCATCCTACGAACAAGGATCATACAACATACAGACATTGGCTTTTTGCAGGTGGTCTTAAGGGAGGACATCCAATGGATTCATGCGAAAAGCCTACAGCAATATCTTGAAAAAGACAAAGCAACTCCCATGGGCTTCGGAAAGCCTCTTGTACGTTGCGCGACTGTCACGGACGAAGAAGCCAACCGCCGATGGTTTGTATTGACCCTTCATCATGCTCTATACGATGGCTGGTCAATGCCACTATTGTTGCAAAGGGTGAGAGACGTGTATCATGGCATGCCCAAGGGGCCCACTCAACCAGCGTTCAAGGCTTTCATAAAATACATCCAGGGCCAGAGCCACGAACGCGCTGTTGGATATTGGAGGGACAACCTCGCCGAATGTGACTGCGAACCATTCCCATCTTTTCCGTCGTCAGTACAGCGGGTTAAGACCGACAGGGAGATTACACATAAACTATCATCATTAAATTTACATACACTAGGGTTTACGCCCGCTTTACCCGTCCGTTCAGCCTGCGCTCTTCTCCTCAGTCACAGGACCAACTCAGACAAAGTAGTGTTTGGGGTCACCACGTCAGGCCGAAGCGCCCCTATTACTGGTATTGAGGAGATAGTAGGCCCAACAATTGCGACGATCCCACTCTACGTCAAGATACAGCAGTCACAAACCGTTATGCAATACCTTGAAAGCATTCAGCGGCAGATGACGACCATGATCCCTTTCGAGCAGTTCGGCTTGCACAACATCGCCAAAACCAGTCCCGGTGCCCGTCGAGCGTGCATGTTCCAGACTCTTCTCATTATTCAACCCGAGGAGACTGCAAAAGCCGATAATACGTTCGGGGAGTGGGAAGGTTGGCAAGATCCGGAGTGGGACAACACTTACGCTCTTGTACTGGAGGTGCAGCTTGGGACCGGACATGTCAGCGCCAGATTCGATTCCAATGTGATCAAACCGTGGATCGTCCAAGATTTACTAGAAGAACTCGATTTTGTGATACAGAAGCTCGCCACAGCACAATCCAATATGAGAATAACAGATCTTGATCTAGTGACGCCCCATAGTCTCGAGCGCGTATGGGGATGGAATAGAATCGTTCCATCACCGGTCAAAGCAACAATCAACGAGCTTGTTGAGAAGCAGGTGGAGCAACACCCGACTGGAATGGCAATACACGCGTGGGATGGAGACCTAACATACGTTGAGCTTGACCACCTCGCCACGAGCCTGGCAACCGAGCTCGCCAGACTTGGAGTCAGCCCATCCCTACTTGGGCCGAACAATGTCGTCCCACTTTGCTTTGAGAAATCAAAGTGGGCCATAGTAACAATCCTTGGGGTCTTAAAGAGAGGTGCAGGCTTTGTGTTGCTCGACCCGTCTCTACCGGAGTCCCGATTGCGCTCTATCATTCAGACAGTCGGAGCTAAGATCTTGCTCTCCTCCGAAGCCAACATGGATCTAAGCCGCCATTTATCCAAGATGGTGATACAAGTTGGTCCAGACTTGTCCAAGGTTCCTGCCCATATGGGAAATCATACCAAAAACATCACGGGACAATCGCCACTGCCTTCCAGCCTACTATATACAGTGTTTACTTCCGGTAGCATAGGGACACCTAAAGGAGTCATGGTGTCACACGAGAACTTTTGTTCTGCTCTACATTATCAATCGAAACTTTTGAACTATACGGTCAGGTCACGAGTCTTGGATGGTGCATCATATTCATTCGATGCCGCGATCCATAACATTCTAACCACACTTGTGGTTGGAGGATGTCTGTGCATACCATCGCAAGAGAGCTACAAGGGTGACATCGGCAGTGCTATAGCGGCTATGCGCCCTACCATTTGTAACTTAACACCAACAGTAGCGCGTCTGTTAAACCCGGAGAGGGCATACGACCTCGAGACGTTGATACTTCTGGGCGAGCCCGTTAAAAGGAGCGATATTGACCGGTGGCGGTTGAGCAATGTTCGAGTCATAAACGCTTACGGACCTGCTGAGTGCACACCAATAAGCACTATCAACGCTCGTCCGTCCAACACAGAAGAAGCTATCCGAATTGGAAAAGGCACAGGTGTGACAACCTGGATTGTACATCCCGAGAGTCATAATCGGCTGGTACCGCTAGGATGCACCGGTGAATTACTCCTTGAGGGACCCCTTGTTGGCTTAGGCTATATGAACGACCCAGAAAAGACAGGAGATGTATTTGTGGAAGATTCTGAATGGCTGCTCACAGGCTCAACAAGCCATCCCGGTCGCCGTGGTCGTCTTTATAAAACTGGTGATTTGGTGCAGTACAACGAGGATGGAAGCTTATCGTTCATGGGGCGCAAGGACAACCAAGTCAAGATACGTGGTCAGCGGGTAGAGCTCGGAGATATTGAGTACCATGTTTCAGATTCCTTGCCAACGAAAGCGAATCAGGTCGTGGCCGAAGCCGTTGTACTGGAGGATGACGGAGAGCCGAAACCGGTGCTGGTAGCTTTTATTCACTCGGATAACAATTCTATTTCTTCCAGTAAGGAGACGACAGTCACCCCAAAGCTATACCAAATGACCGACGAGGTCATGCAACGGATTTCACGCCGTCTGTATATTATTCCCGACGTTTTTGTCTCCATGCAGAAACTCCCTCTGACGCCAACAGGCAAGATTAATCGCAAACAGCTTCGTGAGATAGGCCGGTCACTTCTCTTGAGTGAAGAACACGTCTTTTTTTATGGCACTTCCGACCCCTCTCATAGCGGCGACGACTCTCAAGGCAATTTGATACTGCAGAATGATCATCCTGCATACACAATCGCCCAGAAGGTGTATTCCATGCGTCCTTCGTGGATGAAGAACGGAGATCGAAACGCAAAAACAGGATACAGAGATATTTCTTTACACTCCTCTGGTCTGGACTCCGTCAATATGATGGAACTCACCTCTTTTTTTTCACGACACTTCAACATCCAAGTCGACATGCAATATGTAATGGCCAAGACGACTACAATCAGAAGCCTAGCGGAGTACGTACTTCACTACCAAAAGGACGGTACTAGCCCTTGCTCCACCGAGCATACTTCGACCGGGGTTGACCTCATGAGGGAGATCAATCGACATGACACAAGGATTCGGGCTGCTCAACTCACACTTTCAGGGAGCAATAACCCAACATCCAAATATCCCTCAATCTCTAGAGACAAGGGATCATCCACCGTCTTCCTGACTGGAGCAAACGGTTTCCTGGGTACTCAGATCCTCCGCCAACTCCTATCTCACCCCAAGATCAGCCGAGTCATTTGTATCGTCCGTGGTGATACCGATGACGCTGCGAGAGAGCGCACCATCAGCATGGCTAAAGAGGCCCTCTGGTGGACAGGCCACCACGCAGAGAAGCTCGAGGTTTGGCGAGGAGATCTAACATTACCAAAACTCGGACTTGACCCAGCTCGCTGGGGATCTCTCAGCTGTGGTCAAACAGTTGATTATATCATACACAACGGTGCTACCGTGCACTGGATGAAGGGCTACGACGTTCTAGAGGCTGCCAACGTCGGATCAACCATGGAATTGTTGCAAGTCGCACTGAGATGTCCCAGGATGAGATTCGTCTATATCACAGGTGGTCGTCCATGGAAAGCccatgaagaggaagacgttGTGGCGGAGCTGTCCGCTCCCGATGCTATCCCCTACAGCCAGACGAAGCTGGTCTCTGAAGTCGTCGTCCGACGCGCTGCAACGCGCAAATTACCGGGAAGCTCTACCCCCACTCCAGCAGGAAATATTTGTGTCATAAACCCAGGATGGGTCATCGGAACACCAACTGAAGGCTATTCCAACACTACGGACTATATCTGGCGGCTGGTAGCAACGTGCATCAGACTGGGGGTATATAACGCCGAGGACGCAGAGGGATGGCTATCTATTTCCGATGCTACTACCACTGCAGAGGCAGTGCTTGATGCAGCATTCAGCACGAGCAGCGACATCATAGGCGATGAATATGCTACACAAGGAATGCCTTGGAGAGAGTTTTGGGCCATACTGCAGGAGATGGGGTACACGCTAGAAGGAGTAAGCCTAGCTTCGTGGATGGGTCTTGTCGGAGCGGATATTGAGACTGCAAGGGAGCAGCATCCGCTTTGGCCATTGAAACATGTATATGGATGGTTGCAGGGGAACGAGAGAGTGGCTGGTAGGACTAGAGGGCAATCCGGTGATACTCCGGTGCGGTTGAAGGTGGCTGTTAGGATGGGAGCTGAGTTCCTTGTCAGGCTTGGGTTTTTACCTGCGCCTACGGGCATTTCTTAA
- a CDS encoding uncharacterized protein (COG:M;~EggNog:ENOG410PF7T;~InterPro:IPR035994;~antiSMASH:Cluster_5.13;~go_function: GO:0003824 - catalytic activity [Evidence IEA];~go_process: GO:0009116 - nucleoside metabolic process [Evidence IEA]): MHAVFFYSIYLTEIVESYPDMSSVYSDSGVEHDILFASDYDHDTLRDGSFCDGCDRSKLVQRQPRLSTAPRIHYGLIASGNRVMRDGKTRDKLRDGHDILCFEMEAAGIVDSFPCLVIRGICDYSDSHKNKAWQGYAAATAAAYAKELLSVIVGTQTDNSGDWTLCYGSD; the protein is encoded by the coding sequence ATGCATGCTGTCTTCTTCTACAGTATCTATCTCACTGAAATTGTGGAAAGTTATCCTGATATGAGTTCAGTATACTCGGATTCTGGTGTAGAGCACGACATCCTCTTTGCGAGTGACTACGATCATGATACACTCAGGGATGGTAGTTTCTGCGATGGATGCGACCGTTCGAAATTGGTCCAGCGCCAACCACGACTTTCTACTGCTCCCCGTATCCACTATGGACTCATCGCATCGGGTAACAGGGTAATGAGAGACGGCAAGACTCGCGACAAATTGCGGGACGGACATGACATCCTCTGCTTCGAGATGGAAGCTGCTGGAATTGTCGACTCATTCCCTTGCCTGGTGATTCGAGGAATCTGTGATTATTCCGATTCGCACAAAAATAAGGCATGGCAGGGATATGCGGCTGCGACTGCGGCTGCTTATGCCAAAGAGCTTCTGAGCGTCATAGTAGGGACTCAGACTGACAATTCGGGCGACTGGACACTATGCTATGGAAGTGATTAG
- a CDS encoding uncharacterized protein (COG:E;~EggNog:ENOG410PNFX;~InterPro:IPR029032,IPR003779;~PFAM:PF02627;~antiSMASH:Cluster_5.13;~go_function: GO:0051920 - peroxiredoxin activity [Evidence IEA];~go_process: GO:0055114 - oxidation-reduction process [Evidence IEA]), whose product MTKNTELDHLHETLFEQGIKLRRTVVGDAYVDRALSQGSSDFSRPGQELVTEWCWGHIWTRPGLELKQRSLLNLGMLIALKAWPELALHTRGAIINGLTEKEISEAVLQATFYCGGPSGIEATKVTERAINEMIANGEYKRE is encoded by the exons ATGACCAAGAACACCGAGCTCGACCACCTCCATGAAACCCTCTTCGAACAGGGTATAAAACTCCGCCGAACCGTCGTCGGCGACGCCTACGTCGATAGAGCCCTATCCCAAGGATCCAGCGATTTTTCACGTCCCGGCCAGGAACTCGTAACTGAATGGTGCTGGGGTCACATTTGGACTAGACCTGGACTTGAGCTGAAGCAACGAAGCCTGTTGA ATCTGGGTATGTTGATCGCGTTGAAAGCCTGGCCGGAGTTGGCTCTCCATACTCGCGGTGCTATTATCAACGGCCTTACCGAGAAAGAGATTAGTGAGGCGGTTTTGCAGGCCACCTTTTACTGTGGAGGCCCTTCGGGGATTGAGGCTACGAAGGTTACGGAGAGGGCTATTAATGAGATGATCGCGAATGGGGAGTATAAGCGGGAATAG
- a CDS encoding uncharacterized protein (antiSMASH:Cluster_5.13) encodes MGAPLSNDNKYLKYVPPPEIRCQIYGYIFEPDRASIVSQSERKVEGSSREGSGLNYFIDNYGHVTRLHPAQPCFMSLPRAGPGFIIVPITTPIAHFSTQIEEALLILCGRQVTLQEIERASANVSRYMVYPQSYADQQTVR; translated from the coding sequence ATGGGCGCACCACTATCAAACGATAACAAGTATCTTAAATACGTACCTCCACCAGAAATTCGATGCCAAATATATGGCTATATCTTTGAGCCTGATAGGGCTAGCATTGTGTCACAGAGCGAGAGAAAGGTCGAAGGAAGCAGTCGAGAAGGCTCCGGCCTCAACTATTTCATTGACAACTACGGCCACGTAACTCGGTTACACCCCGCCCAGCCATGCTTCATGTCCCTTCCACGAGCGGGACCTGGCTTCATAATTGTTCCGATTACCACTCCGATCGCACATTTCTCGACGCAGATAGAGGAAGCGCTACTCATCCTATGCGGTCGGCAAGTTACCCTACAGGAGATCGAGAGAGCAAGCGCCAATGTGTCACGATACATGGTCTACCCACAGAGCTACGCGGACCAACAGACAGTGCGCTAA